One window of the uncultured Paludibaculum sp. genome contains the following:
- a CDS encoding alcohol dehydrogenase catalytic domain-containing protein: MIGVHLEARTVTVRKMAKPRRPKGSALIRLICGGICNTDIELLRGYYGFKGTPGHEFVGEVVESDDARWVGRRVVGEINLPCGHCEWCARGLGRHCPTRTVLGIVRHAGAFREYLTLPEGNLRAVPAKVKTEHAVFTEPIAAACEILDQVRMPRGATVAVLGDGKLGLLVGQVLRCSGLEVHQYGRHRDKLQVAEAAGIDARLSNKLPAAAYDYVVEATGSSEGLMQAVRMTRPRGTIVMKSTVHGAVALDAAPVIVNEITLVGSRCGRFEPALKLLQSNKLQLDRMISDEFPLAESPRAFARAQERGVLKVLLRGS, from the coding sequence ATGATCGGCGTCCATCTGGAGGCGCGGACGGTAACGGTCCGAAAGATGGCCAAACCCCGGCGACCGAAGGGCTCGGCGCTGATCCGGCTAATTTGCGGCGGCATCTGCAATACCGACATCGAACTCCTGCGGGGGTACTACGGATTCAAAGGGACGCCCGGGCACGAGTTCGTGGGCGAGGTGGTGGAGAGCGACGATGCGCGCTGGGTGGGGCGGCGCGTGGTGGGCGAGATCAATTTGCCTTGCGGGCACTGCGAGTGGTGCGCGCGAGGCCTGGGGCGCCACTGCCCTACGCGGACCGTACTGGGCATTGTGAGACATGCCGGAGCGTTTCGCGAGTATCTGACGCTGCCGGAAGGCAACTTGCGGGCGGTTCCCGCGAAGGTGAAGACCGAGCACGCCGTGTTCACCGAACCGATTGCCGCCGCCTGCGAGATTCTCGATCAGGTCAGGATGCCGCGCGGGGCCACGGTCGCCGTGTTGGGCGACGGGAAGCTCGGCCTGCTGGTTGGGCAGGTGCTCCGCTGTTCCGGCCTCGAAGTGCATCAGTATGGGCGGCACAGGGACAAGCTCCAAGTGGCCGAAGCAGCGGGGATTGATGCGAGATTATCGAACAAATTGCCGGCGGCGGCGTATGACTATGTGGTGGAAGCAACCGGCTCCAGCGAAGGTCTGATGCAGGCCGTGAGGATGACCCGCCCGCGCGGCACCATTGTCATGAAGTCAACGGTCCATGGCGCGGTGGCGCTGGACGCGGCTCCGGTGATCGTGAACGAGATCACCCTGGTGGGTTCACGCTGCGGCCGGTTTGAACCGGCATTGAAACTACTCCAGAGCAATAAATTACAATTGGACCGGATGATCTCGGATGAATTTCCGTTGGCCGAGTCGCCAAGGGCGTTCGCACGAGCGCAGGAACGTGGTGTTTTGAAGGTCCTTTTACGAGGTTCATAA